The following coding sequences lie in one Rutidosis leptorrhynchoides isolate AG116_Rl617_1_P2 chromosome 4, CSIRO_AGI_Rlap_v1, whole genome shotgun sequence genomic window:
- the LOC139842986 gene encoding uncharacterized protein has translation MAFQQQLVLFIMAFFMSLSTYEHQVIALWEPPHTSPVAKVSKHTDSTKPLYSVQVISKYVRTYFFYTNFLIDIDTPFIWYNCILKWDMNPNSCPGNTICASPISCEQHQCTDIRTSSSYNQYSSSCPPATNSSMTLPSWSGCTCPVSIVDPVNGSCAEALLNSAELFFNEPYMYGFYPNGACAPSSSFDTFLANVSSVMALSSNTFLSYISDPYPSLYSLCFPSSVSNTGVFFLGSSSYYFSPNSDVDVRSYLTYTPLLKYPDSFGYFIGVKSIVIKKRAITVSANTTTKLSTLEPYTCFD, from the coding sequence ATGGCATTCCAACAACAATTAGTTCTTTTCATTATGGCCTTCTTCATGTCTCTCTCTACTTATGAGCATCAAGTCATTGCTCTATGGGAACCACCACACACTTCTCCAGTCGCTAAAGTTTCCAAACATACCGATTCTACTAAACCTCTCTATAGCGTTCAGGTTATATCAAAATACGTAAGAACATATTTTTTCTACACCAACTTCCTCATAGATATCGACACTCCATTCATATGGTACAATTGCATCCTTAAGTGGGACATGAATCCAAACAGTTGCCCCGGCAACACGATCTGTGCGTCTCCCATTTCTTGTGAACAACATCAATGCACAGATATTCGAACCTCTTCTTCTTATAACCAATATTCTTCTTCATGTCCTCCCGCAACCAACAGTTCGATGACATTACCTAGTTGGTCAGGTTGCACATGCCCCGTGAGTATAGTGGACCCCGTTAACGGGTCGTGTGCTGAAGCACTGCTGAATTCTGCTGAGTTATTTTTCAATGAACCTTATATGTATGGTTTTTACCCTAATGGTGCATGTGCTCCTTCTTCTTCATTTGACACATTTCTCGCAAATGTTAGTAGTGTGATGGCTTTGTCATCAAACACTTTTCTATCATATATTTCTGACCCATATCCAAGTTTGTATTCTCTATGTTTTCCTAGTTCAGTCTCTAACACTGGGGTGTTCTTCCTTGGAAGTAGTTCATATTATTTTTCTCCAAATTCAGATGTCGACGTAAGGAGTTATCTTACTTATACTCCGTTACTAAAGTATCCAGATTCGTTTGGATACTTCATCGGTGTCAAAAGCATTGTAATAAAAAAGAGAGCTATCACTGTTTCAGCGAATACCACTACAAAGTTGAGTACACTTGAGCCTTACACCTGTTTTGATTGA